CGGCATTTTTCTCTTTCTCTTGCTCCAGCTCCTGGCGTAAATTCTTTAATTCAAGGTGTGCAGTGCTATCTTTCTTTATATTTTCCTGGTTGAGTTTCCCGTTTTGCACGACAATTTTGCGAATGGTGTCTCCGCCTTGCATCTCTACGAAAATGGCTGGTTTATCATTATTCAAGGCTTCGAGCTGTAAAGCATTACTTGACAACTGAAAGTGAGATTCCGCACGCAAAGTGCTGAGCTCGGAGATTAGTTTTTGCATTTCCAAGCTCCGCAATTGCACTTCTTGGCGCTGCACTTCAGCTTGAGATACTTGTTGGCTCTCTTTGCGGGTTCCGCAGCTCAAGAGTAAAAAAAGCACTAAAACTAAAATTACATTTTTCATCCTTTCCAGCGGGCTTTATATCCTCGAATGTCGTAGTGCGTGAAGTTTTTATATCTTCCAAGTCCGCCTTGTTTCATTTTGCCTTGGCTGATTAGTTTTTCAATCGCATCGGCCACTTCACTAGGCTTTTTGCCATTTACTACGATATCTGCCGCTTGCCCGAGCAAGTGCTTTGATTTGGGTTTTCCACCAATCAAG
This Ornithobacterium rhinotracheale DNA region includes the following protein-coding sequences:
- a CDS encoding YcbK family protein, giving the protein MSTLTKNFDFSEFESHDGTKMPESVKKNIRELAQNLEVLRKYFNEPIHINSGYRSEKHNRLIGGKPKSKHLLGQAADIVVNGKKPSEVADAIEKLISQGKMKQGGLGRYKNFTHYDIRGYKARWKG